Genomic window (Zingiber officinale cultivar Zhangliang chromosome 2B, Zo_v1.1, whole genome shotgun sequence):
AACGCATGCTAATGCATGCAACTGATAACATAATTCAATTAACATTTTTAATGTGAGTGCATGATGCATGCAACTACTAATTACCGCAGGCAACACACTGGTACATCTGCAAGGCCATTCGATCGGCAGTTTCAGTAAGACAGATTTAAATCCGTGTTGTGCAGGATCTACTTATGCACAAAGCAAAGGAGTTTCAAGCCCTCTCCTATTTTTCCAgagttttttaataaatttttaaaaattcccacAGTGCTCCATTATCCAGCCCTAGCCATTTCATTGCTTCAGAAAGAGTGAAACTGGCTGCTTCATCTTCTATGATAATCTTCAGTCTGATTTTTCTTTTCTTACTCTCTCTCTCAGTTTTAtcttggtcaatcgatccatcaTCGGAGTCCCTTCATCACCCTGCAGTAGTTGTAAGGTTGTGAGATTGTGGCCTCCAACGGTGTGGTGCAGTGGTAAAGCCCTAACAATTAAGAGGACCAAGGTTTGAATCCTAGGATGAATATTTTGGAGGTCGACTTTTGAGTGTGCATAAGTTGTGCTCCAAATTTACTCGGTAGATGAACCGGGAGGAAGGTTGTCTacctaatctcaaaaattgagGAAGAATTATGAATTACTAGACACTGGCAAAGACTATAGTCATGCCACTGTCTTTCTTTTATTGCCATTAAACTGATTTCTTGATTTTTGGTATATATTAGCCAACACTGAGGTTCTAACGAAATCTTTTTAGATGTAGGATAAGTCTTTCATATCCTGCTATAAAATTTCGAAGGTTGAATGATAAAAACTTGCCTTGACCAACCCCAATTAAGGTCACCCCTCTCCCCACTCTGTTATATAAATGAAGCAGAGatggaataaaaaaaatataacccATTTATGTGGGATGATAACATTGTCTTTTGTCCTATGCTGCTTTTTCAACTAAAATTCTTGTTTATGGTAAATTTATTATAGATTTTTATggatattttatattttgttgtagtgttccaAACATGAAAAGCGGGGTAGAGTGGTGATCGGAAAGAAGAATTCCTTTCATATCCCACTCTATATGGGATAAGAATGAGGAGTCAAAAACTTTGACTCATGTTATTACCATTCGTAGGTAAAATACTATCTTATCATATAGTTTAGTCTTAGACAATTTTATTAACTATATATGTTTTTATAACAATTGAAGCCTACAATATTCTAATTTAttatggaaagaaaaaaaaaatcttgaccTCTATATTTTAGACAATATACATTTCATGTTCATTGTCAATGTTAATCTAAGTGTTTCCTGGATACAATTTTACAAACTATGATAGCTATATAATGCTCACGCATCGCTAGGGTAAATATTTAGTATATATAAGATGATTTTAGATAAAGATTGCAGGTAAACACAATTAAGTTTCAAATTTATTTCTTAACATAATCAAGAACCTAATAAAAAAAGATCTTTGGGTTAAAAACTTAGTGGCGTTGCAATGCCATTATGGCATGCAGAGCAATACCTAAACAAAAGCCAGCAATATGCTCACCGGAATACCTCCAGCAAAGGCTCCCAAATAATACATAAGCTGCTTGGTGAATTGTTCTTGATCCTTACCTAGAAAAGAAATGGCAAAATAACTGCAGTTATTATGAAGAGAAACTTATTCCTTCATTGTGAAAACAATGTAAAAtagattataaatatatataaatataaataaatattttttaaaaaaactcactAGCAAGTGCATTGTAGAAATCACGTCCAAGAAAGTTGAATCCAACACTAATCCCAGTTGTTCCCAAGGTTAGGGCAAATAAAGCAGCCAGCCTAAGCCTAGCCTGGACTTTGTCCTCAGACGACCAGTAAGGTGCAGCAATCTTCCAGAATCTCTTTAGAATCACTTTAAGATCTGAACCCACCCTCTCATCCTTAAGAATAGTTAACAGTTATCTAAAAGATACTACGGAGTTCCACAAATAAAAAACAGATTTAAGAAGCATAAAATTGCAGTTTCAACTAAAAAAGTATGATAGGCTTGACAAAGAGTAATGGCTACTTCATAACAATATAACACTTCTAGATTGTTAACCACAATGAAAGTGATCTTGAGTGTTAATTGTATCGAAGGAACAAACCAACTAGACTTCCTTCAAAAATATACTTGTACAAACAGTTCTAAATAGTAAATTCatcataaagaaaattaaaacaataCATATGTTGCTGGAAATGCCAAAGTCCATTATCAGGCCTATATATATGTTCCAGTGGGTCTAACTTCCAATTAAGGTGATATTTAGAAAACGAACCACTTTCAATAGAAGTTAGTGATCAGTAAAAAGAGGAaaatgaattattctgtgagttaAGGAAAATTTCAATTTAATAAAATGCGATATTAAAGGAAATCCCGGAATCCTACCTTATATAGTATGGTGGCCATAAGTATGCTGAGATTGGAATCTCTATAGCAAGTAGGATCATGAGAAGTCATAGTGAAGAACTGATGGACCTCAGTATTTATCAGAATTTGTAACAATCTAGAAACTTGAAAAAAACAACATATACTTTTCTTATCAGAACAGACCAAAACCTTCATAATTTGTCAGTAGTGCAAACTAGATTGTTAATGCCTCCAACTAAAGACCATTTGCTAACCATCATTGTGGAAATGGAGCCTAACTAAGATATATAGACTTGAAATGAATCACTAAATTTCTTGGGGAAGATGAAGGTCAATTCACATTTTCCCATGGGAAACAAAACCAACAAACTTATTCTAAATGAGAGCAGACATTTAAAACAAAGGTCACATTACACATGCACAACAAAATCTGAGTAAGAATTTATCAAGGAATGAACTAAGAGGCTCACGTGTGTAATGTGACGTTCATTGAGCAGTCTAGTCCCAATCATAATTCATAATAACGAAGGCAATTGATACCCGTCACCACAAAGTAAATGATCATATGGTAAAACCGAATTCATAGAAATATATTTCAGGGTTTAATTCCAATCATAAATAATATGAGGCGATGATTAcacagttcggatcctctgtccccatttcTCTCTGTCCCCATGTTCCActgccgatcggacggaccagattacatctcaatgaTGCTTTGCAaatcacgaggatactgcacacatcttaaagatatCATGAtgcattgagatgtaatctgaccCGTCCGATCGGCAGTGGGACATggagacagaggatccgaactgatGATTACACATCACAACAAAGTCGACACGTCTTGATTAAGGCACTGCAAAATATACCAAGTTTGAAGTGACATCGGAGTATAAAAATTTAAGATCGACTAACTAATGTCCTTTCTTTCTTACTGTCTTTTCCTGTGTCATTCAGATTATTTCTTGTAATATGTATCTCTTTCATAAATAGTTCATACTAAAATTAGGAAATATTATCAACTAAGTAGAGCAGACCACTTGACTGTGTgcaaatgaagaagaaaaaaaaattgtaatgatGGCAATTTATTGACAAAAGATGAAGGCATAGACACACATATAATGCTCAAAAATTAGGAATGTAggttatttgtattgtatttttcaCATTGGAAATGTTGTCCTAACTAACCATGAGTAACAAAAAAGGTTGAAGGATATGATAGTGCTTCCCCTATAACCATAAGAAATTATAAAAAATCAATTGTAAATTCAACTGCATAAGTGGTACACTCGACAATGAATATGAAGTGACTGCTTGCGGATTATCAAAACAATCACTACCCAATTAGATATCTGCATATTTACTTAAGTCAAAACTGTTAGTTGCACTTTATTTCCTCTTAAGAGATGATAAGCAATATATGAGAAACTATATGACTTGTAAAAGTAAAAAGGAGGTGGTCTACTATTatgactttgaaaaaaaaaacaaaaaggaaaaggaatatgaaagaaataaaatgaagaaAATATAGCTCTCAGTGTACATCATGATGTAAGGACATTACTACTGATTAAAATACATTTAAGTAACATGAACATGAAATTCAAAATGCCACTACATCATAGACAGAATTTATGTCAGATTGCATTTTAACTGGTAAGGTAGGACTAGGGATGGCGTGCAATCACATTTGAATCCAAGCAGGTTCTCTTGTAGCAATGAGACACTAGCTAAGGAAAATCATTTTATGAAAATTAATGCAGGAATGCAATAAAAGGCTAACATGTTtgaaatagaatatttttttcaagtaacataatttattttaactaaaaCCAAACTTTCCTGAACATCCTTTTTTTCAGGCATTTTCTTTTCTTGAATGTTCAACATGtgctaaaataaaattttctcttcgGGTGGAATACATTAAACCAGCTAATTTATTCTCTTGATCTGGGTGTTGCAGTTTAAGTCATCTCAAATTTTAACTTATACATATTAGGTCAAATCCTGATGACCTTTGTTACTGCTAGGTTCCTAACTCTGTCAAAAGGAGCTCCATGACCAGCGTGAGAGATAATGAACACCTATATCTCCAATGCTCTACTGCTATAAGGAAGAATAGTGAACCTACTTGAGTGATAAGGATGGCAATCTACCCTAATTCATATGTTAAAACTGAAATTACAAACGCTGCCCAAGGCGATTCGATCCGTTCGACAATGGGAACGAATCGACAAGAGCTGGCATCAAATCTCACCTTCTCTTGAGCTGTGTCGGAGGTCTCGACCACGGCCGAGGACCTGGAAGCCCTTCTACGGCGGAGCGTCATCGGCAGTGCCGGCGAGAACCGGAGGGAGCCAGCGGAGAGTCCGTGACGGCGAGATGGGGTTTCCAGCGCCACTAGTAATAGGGGAGCAGCGGTAACAGGCGCGACAATAATAGAAAAAGCCATTATATTTGATGCTTTCCTTTTTTTGCCTTGCCTTTCTCTGTCTTCTGTTCTGCTCCTGCCTGCTCTTACTATTAATGGATGAAACTGGAGCAAATTCATTCTCGATTATTTTCGACTCTTTTTATTGCCTTTTTTGCTTCTCTTTCGATCGGTTGTTGCGGAGTGTGCGACTGTCTAAAGTTGGCAGCCACAAGAGCCCTATCTGATGTTGTTTACTGTCCGTGGTAAACACGTTAACCGTCTTTGTTTCGCTGTCCATTCACCGTCGACGAGGTCGGCTCGTTTTGGATGACGTGGGTGCCAGCCTGGCAAATCagattcaaaattttgaaaacgcaTTGAACGGTTGTTTCTAGCGGGCCTGTGGCTATATAGAGGGGGGCGAGAAGAGAGCGAGAGCCGTGCTGTTCATTTGCTTTCTCGCTTCGAAGTTGATGAGATCTGAGGTGAGGAAAGAGTCGATGGGAGGACAACAGAGTAGAGGAGCGCAGACGACGGAGCTAAAAGAGACGAGAGGAGGCGGAGAGATCCAGCCATCGAGTAAGCGCCATCGAATCTGCAGGTGCTCGCCTCGCTCAGCGTTCCTCGCTCGCCATTCTTGCTTCAACTGGTATTCTTCGAATTCCTTCTCTTTACAGATTGCAATCTGATCCGAGATTTGATTGGTGATGCATATGACTTCGTTCGCCATCAAACCTCTAATGTGATTGATTTCAGATGATCAAATCTATGTATCGATGATCTAAGCGTTTCTCCTGATCTGAATacgagttttcaaaatcaaaacagAGTTGGTTGAAATCGATGATTTCTATTCTGAATATTTTGAGATAGGACGCTTTATGTCgttttttttttcatctcttTCTCGGGTAATATTTGACTGCTGCTAGATCTAAATTTAGGGCTTGATCTTTCTCTGTTATAGTAATGCCGATTCGATAAGTTACTCACACCAGAAGGTAGTGAGCAGATCGGGTACTTTTCTGTATGCCTGGTTCTAACTGAATCCTGAGATCGGGAACGATCTCTAATGTCTGTGTCAAAAGACAAATCCAATTCGTAAAATTGTTTTCAATGTTTGAACGCAAACATTTCTTTTGTCTCCACTCTCTTAGTCGTGAGATCGAAGTTGGAATTTCAGCCTTTTCAATTTGGATTAAACTAACCAAACAAAAAGGTACGAGGAGGACGTCTGGACGGAGGTGGCCAAGTATCTGGATGGTAGTGATTTGGTCAGGCTAGGTCTGACCAACCGCTGGTTCCACCGTCTGATCAACGAGGAGAGCGTCTGGAAGTATGCCTGCCTAAGGGACCTCCACGTCCCTCCGCCTTTCCGTGTGTCTTTCCCGTGGAAGCAACTCTACGCCTCCGCCTTCGGTATTAATCTCCGGCCTTTTTTCTAACGCACCACCTCCGTCTCGCATCCTCCAGCCTAACCCACGCCTTCACCCTTCAGATGGCAGCCACTCTTATTCCTTCCGTCACAAGGAGAAGCACATCGGTGAGAATGCAAGTACTAGCACTTCCCTTTATGCCTTGTTCAGTTTGCTGCTAATTGATTCCCTTGTCGAACCGTTAGATCGGATGAGAATAGGGGCTTTCTTCTTAGACTCGCCCGTTGTTCTGCTATCGGAGACTCTGACTCTGCCTAAGAGGCTCCCGCGGCCCCATGACGACCGTGCGAAGACGATTCAGTGCACGGGCACGTGTCTGCTGACCGACACCCGGACCGGAATCTGGATCGCCGGTAAGCCAATCCCCCACCGTTATCTCGACTTGCTTCTTTTATCATTCTTCTCCGACTTGAACAATGGAGGTTTCAGATCTGCAACTGGTTCGGTGCCCTGTGTGCAACCTGAACACGTGCGAAGGTACAGCTGGCGGCCCTGCCCATAGAAGCAAGTTTGTGAGGGTTCACGGAAGAGATGAGAATGCATCTACTGCGCAGGGACGATGCAGGTGCTAGACGCGAGACACGCGGAGCTGTTCCTAGAGCAGGGGTACAAGGACGGCAGCTGGGACTACGAGGACATTGGTTCCAGCCGGATCGAGAAGTCTGCCGGCGCTGCCACTGGGGCAATCTTCGACGTGAAGCACCTCCTTGACCCTTCTACCGTTGGTAACCCTCCGCCACATTACACATTGTATATGCTTTCTTCCTGGTGTATATATTATGAAGTGAGGAGACTCCAAATCAGGGGTGATGGATGCGAAGGCGTGGGTGGGGCAGCAGGACGACTGGCAGCCGAAGGCGAGGCTGTCGATCCATGCCGTGGCCGTCAACACCAACCTGCAGGCAAACGAGGGTGAGAACGCAGGTCTCTCTCAACCTTTTGTCTAGTTGACAACGTCGAATCCTGAATAGCTGTAATGGTGCAGGTCTTCAAGTGAGATTCCAGACGATGACAAGCTCGGGAACGGACCAAAAGGTGGTTTCAATTAGAATCTCgcaacaactcatttaattacttGATATTCTAGATATCACACCACACAAATGCACAAGTACATCGTATAGCACTTTTTTTTTAgaacagagaaaaaaaaacagaagatTGGTTAACCTTCAATCTGGTAGCTATAAGCGAGGCAGACAAGAAACTGTATGTTTTGGAATAGAATAAATTCCTCTTTTGTTATCCAAATAGAATAAATTCTTATGACATTATATGTGACTCATGAATTTGAATATAAGGATGATACAGTGACAAGATAGCTAAAAGAGGTCTAAACGCCACGGGATTAACTTTCTCAGTTTTAATTACTTAATTTAGGAGTATAATTAACCATAATTAAAAGTCCTTCGTAGACAATTCATAAACTCTAACAAAATCAATGTCAATTCAATCATGATTGAAAAAGTTAAGAAGTTACTTTAGAGAGCTTGCATAAAACTATTTCAAAAGAAAATACTTTATGAAAATAGAATTGATAGCACAAAATATGAACGCAGCAGGCGTTTAAATCatacaagcacatgtacttatcGAGCACACCATAGGCACAGACAATTATGATATTATATatgtatttgtatattttttttgaaGAAAAAACGTGAAATTTATTGATGGATCAAATAGGGAAGGAACTTGTTAGAACTGGAAGTCATTCCAGAGATTCGAGAACCACTGGGCCCAGCTACCTTCGACTTCATCTTCTGCCTCGTCATGAGAATCGGAAACTTGTTGTTCCCCAGGAGCTGACGAGATCATGTCGTTGCCGTAGGAGATGACTATCCCTCTGTGGCTGCCGGCGTCATCGCCGCCACCCTGTTGGCCGAGACGTACGCCCACGATCTTGCTGCCGCTGTGGACGACGGTGCCGCCGGCAGAGATGTCGTAGACGCGGAAGCCGTCGGCGGGGACGACGACTTCATCGGGTAGGGCAGCATCGGCCCGTTTGCGGTCGGCGTGGACGAGTTGGGAGAAGGGGACGGCGAGGCGGGTGGCGGCGGATAGGATGAGGAGGGCGGAGATGACGGAGAGGGAGACGGCGATCTTGGCCGCGGCCATGGCTCGATCGATGCGATCGGAAATCAGTAGGCGGTGGCGTTGGTCAACGGTAGGTGGCGGGACAGAGGAGTCTTTGAGGGACCAAAATTATAAGGACAATGGGAAGGAAGTTGGTCAATGAACGGCAAACAAATTCCGAGCGTCCGTCTTTGTTTCAATACAAAAATACAATGAAAAAGAGTGGTTATGCCAAAGTCGACGAAGGTAAATATTTGTTTTTTGGTTTTCTCTATTGTTCCAGCTGTGTATTTTCTCTGAAGAAAGGACGAATCAGAGTAATTGTACGgagtatagattttttttataggcTACTTACTCAAAAATAGGAAAAGGATCAATTTATAAGTCAGTAATGTATCTTGTTGTATAAATTTATGATCCATACAAAAAATATTGGGCGGAGCTTTTTTTTTTTACCTCCGCAGACTGTACAGTTACTTCAGCCATGTATAAATTTATGGGTGGGAAATTAGTTTTTATTATCAATGAATTAAATAGGGATAGAATAATTATTTTATGATctacttttttttaataaataaaaaaattaatatctaattaattattCATCCCTGTACTATTGAATATCATAAAAGTCAGGGGCTTCTTATTCATAGTTGGATTATAAAAATTCTGATCATATTTTACCACCGGTAATAATGGTGAGTAGTCATTcataatttatctcctccgtgttagtCTAGGAACAAGTTGACAGAGGcattgggggcgagcgaatcaccttgCCACATAGATTACAAAAATTTGGTTCCCTCGGGGAAGTGCGGTGGTTAAGACATGAGGCATTGCTAGATGAGGTCTTGAGGTCAAAACTCAGCGTGTCTAAGAATACCTCCCTCATTCCTTGCCAcctacactaatggctagtagtcatccgtgatttacctcctccgtattgacttAGGGACGGGTTTGCGGGGGTGCTGGGGGTGAGCAAATTGTCTTTTGCCACATGAATTACAAAAATTCGGTCCTCTCGGGGCGGTGCGGTGGTTgaggcatggggtgttgccacatgaaaTCTTGGGGTCAAAACTCGGCACGTCTGAGCATGCCCTCCCTCATGCCTTGGtcacttgcactaatggctagtagtcatccgtgatttactttatctatgttggcctagggacgggttgacgggggatGCTAGGGGTGAATGAACCGTCTTTTGGCACGTAGATTACAAAAATTCACCCCCGAGGCTATGGTGCAATAGCAGAGTATTCAGATTATCATCCAAATACTCGTGATTCGATCCCTAACTATGAtaaatttataggaattttcCACCAAATGGGGCGCGCAATCAAAGAATGTTGAGTTTTTGGCCGTCTGCCACaagtgcttcccgatttaccctagtaATCAATGGAAAAATTTTATGGGGTCGGGCTGGTCACCCCTAGGACTAGTTAATGAGACTAACTAGGTTTATCATAAATTACAAAAATTCAGTCCCCTCAGGGCGGGGTGATGTGATGGTTGaggcatgaggtgttgtcacataAGGTATTGGGGTTGAAACTCGGCGCGCCCGAGCATACCCTCTCCTATGCCTTggccacttgcactaatggctagtagctgttggatcgtgatcgttcgatagagggggggtgaatatcgataacagAAAACTTTCGTAAAgagtaagcacagcggaaagacAAAAGATAAGCCAAAGAAGACacaacgatttacttggttcggagcctttggcgactcctactccaaaacccgcacacgagggtgctttcgatggccaatcactatcaattcgaaaatagaattacaagattaaagtacaagaactgatagaaagaaaataccgactatagaataaaaaataaaagacagcACTGAGTCAGAGATCTtttcgtagcgtcgcaggagcacagagaaGTAGATCTTGAATTCTAAGTTCTTGTtggagctccgcctttgaccctccttatataggaggctcggggcgcctggaaccttcagggcgcctcgaccatgacgtagccgacccaactaggaggctccacgtggcgacgacttgagGAGGATAAACTTTGCCTCCAGGCacccgggtacctcccgggcgtcCGGACCTCCAGGCACCGGGTAcctcccgggtgcccggacctaagtttccagcagactccttcctgcaagaaagattttaattcgAGGCAATTATAacttgcaacacagattgttagcacaattttatagataagaaaaataataattagattccgtctctccgagaccgaaatctaatcAAGATCTCGACGTAGAGTTCCAagatggttctaagtcagatcggcgcctaagttcccttcccgggaacgcgtcctcacagtcactccctgtcacgccccagaggagtccctgttcgaagaaatttcgacaacatctcccctgtacgagtgacaatctgaagcattactacatacaaaatatacctcagccacactcggctggaatatatatatacaaaatgtaaACAACATGACACGtaatttaatatactcagcctaccgggctggacaaaaatgaaatacaaccacgcagtttaataagcctacacggttGAACataaacacacagcagcggaagacataaagcgatacgaacgtaaaactaacaacgacactaacaaaaatacctgtcatcacagacttgacccaaaattcacatcgacttattgaaaaacaaaatacacaaaatcaatataccatcctaaacgataacaaaaccaaaatgaaaactatcctcgagtgtgacgtaggacccaggactggcagccggcatctctccaagcatccatgactcatctacctgttacctggcgaaagaaaaccaatttgcgaggtggtgagtattggagcTCAGcaggtaaggaaagagatagtgcatgaacataatcaaccaatagagaatacccaaaaggaatacagtctcataagagaatagcagataccaaaaataaaaccatgataaAAGTTCATACCTAGAaacatatcctaggctagatatagaaagtcagaaatgatactaatctgctacagtactgctcataactacagaaataacgtgtaaggtatataaacatttccaatttAATAAATCAAGGTTTAAC
Coding sequences:
- the LOC122045345 gene encoding probable F-box protein At3g61730 isoform X1, which produces MRSEVRKESMGGQQSRGAQTTELKETRGGGEIQPSSKRHRICRCSPRSAFLARHSCFNWYEEDVWTEVAKYLDGSDLVRLGLTNRWFHRLINEESVWKYACLRDLHVPPPFRVSFPWKQLYASAFDGSHSYSFRHKEKHIGENASTSTSLYALFSLLLIDSLVEPLDRMRIGAFFLDSPVVLLSETLTLPKRLPRPHDDRAKTIQCTGTCLLTDTRTGIWIADLQLVRCPVCNLNTCEGTMQVLDARHAELFLEQGYKDGSWDYEDIGSSRIEKSAGAATGAIFDVKHLLDPSTVGVMDAKAWVGQQDDWQPKARLSIHAVAVNTNLQANEGLQVRFQTMTSSGTDQKVVSIRISQQLI
- the LOC122045345 gene encoding probable F-box protein At3g61730 isoform X2; the protein is MRSEVRKESMGGQQSRGAQTTELKETRGGGEIQPSSKRHRICRCSPRSAFLARHSCFNWYEEDVWTEVAKYLDGSDLVRLGLTNRWFHRLINEESVWKYACLRDLHVPPPFRVSFPWKQLYASAFDGSHSYSFRHKEKHIDRMRIGAFFLDSPVVLLSETLTLPKRLPRPHDDRAKTIQCTGTCLLTDTRTGIWIADLQLVRCPVCNLNTCEGTMQVLDARHAELFLEQGYKDGSWDYEDIGSSRIEKSAGAATGAIFDVKHLLDPSTVGVMDAKAWVGQQDDWQPKARLSIHAVAVNTNLQANEGLQVRFQTMTSSGTDQKVVSIRISQQLI